ctgacaacagcccagcacaacagggccctgatcttggttgaggcCTCGGGGGGTTATTGTAATAAACTTCTGTGATCTCATTTTCCATACATTTGATCGCACAAACAATTGAACTTGCATGGCATGGGTGCTTTATTAACTCTACTGCTTATTGCACATGCCTATGCTAATCTCCTGCTTTTTGACAACCATGTCACAATGTGTGAACATGCATAGCTATGCCTCTGGGATACTGATCTGTCCCCCATGCCAGAACAAATAGCTGTAATCTCTAAACAAAGCATGTTCCCTTGATGTCTGCATGCATCAGTACCTGGAAATTCACTGATGGCACTTGGTGCACATTTTTGTGCTTGACTGCTAGACGGTCCAGAATCCTGCAGGCCTGCTTCCAATTGTCCAGGTTTTCAGCCACCTGGTTGAGGGCAACCATGACTCTCCGGCCATGGAAACGCACCAGCGGATCCTCCTGCAGGTTGCCTTCAGTCGGGATGGTCTTGAAGTATGCTTTTGTCTCAGGATAATCTGTGAAGAGTCTGTATTGGGAAGAAACAATAGTGACTGAAAATCACAAATTAGCAAAGCAAGCCCACTGTGGTTTTACTGTGGCTTTAAGAGTATCTCCAGAGTGGGAGATGACTGTGGGAGGAGGCTATTGGTTTTAGGTTAGACTGACAGATTGACCAGAGTTAAAATGTCTATATGTTAACTATGTATCTAATAAAGGCCATTGTTAAATTACTAGCAATGAATTAAGGTAATAGTTACTCAGCAGTGAAAAACAAGTTTGAATGAAATAATATGGATCAATTAAGAGTTCTGACATTTCTAACAATGTTGCAAAATGCTGAAAaggtttaaataaatatttgatttatttttgaggGCATAGGAATTtacttataaaacaaaaaaagattgtCATCTTTTTTAATATCGCAGGCACTGAAGCAATTTCATTATATAATTCATTTGAGCTTAATGTTAGAGAACAAACTGACTATGAGTTTGTCTTAGAAAAAAATTGAGGCATACTGTTTACAAacaagaaatgaaacatttctgaaAGATTTCAGTTTCCCTCAAGAAATCAAATGGAGGAAGAGATTTCTGAATAATTTTTAACATATCTAAAGATGTCAGACACATAATTTCCAGAATCAATATGATTTAATGATAAGAGATCAAATTGTGATGCATATACAAGATATTAGTATAAGAAAAAGACTGTTAGAAGAACCAGATCTAAATCAGGAAAAAGCAGCCAGTGAAATACATTCCAAGAAAAACCTTTCTTGCTATGTGATTGTTCAACAATGTGTTCCCTACCATTTAAAGATGACGTGTGGGGGACCCACAGATCATGTGCCTCCCCCGCCcctgatttctgccagggtttgccGGCCCCACTTGGTCACATGATCTGGCTGGGCCCCCTCTCTGTGCAGCAACTTCCAGAGCCCATGAGCTGCAACCACGCGCAGAGGTAGGAGcaacagctggaagctgcagggaggatccactgctttctgggaggggagactgagaGTAAGGGGCCAGGGCTTGAGCTGCTCTTGGGGCGGCTGAACCTTTACACTGTGCCCTCCTGATATCAACAGGTATGGGTTGTCTCTGAGCTAGAGTCTTGGGGCTTGGTGCCCAGTTACAGTGACAACATGCATTTGCACCAAAACAGAGGTGCTCCCAGTTTCAGGCCCCTGTGGACCACCAGGGTGCGTCCGTAGGTCTCAGTCCATAAGCTCTGGAAATCTGGCAACAAGGCCTGTTCCTGAGAATTCCACATCAAAGTTCAGAAAAACTTCCCATTATGACTTCTTAATCCATTCTGGTTGGTGCTAATTATTGTTGCCCTGAAACATTATGCTCCGTGTTACCAGGAGATAGAGGTCATTGGACCCTCTTTCCAGGTACTAATGACAGTGAAAGGTGATAACTTTGCTTAGTTGGGGCAGTAACAGCAACAATTCTGCTTAATGGGGACATATCTGGCCAGTACTGAGGCTTCATAAATTTTTAAGGCAAGAGGCACTATTAGATCATTTAATCTGATCTCTTTGTATaaaacaggccacagaatttagtctaaaagaaaaggaggacttgtggcaccttagagactaaccaatttatttgagtctaGTTACTCCTCCAGTAAGTTCAATTGCATGGTATTTAGCCAGGGTGAAACATTCAGTTGAGGCTTCTTATTACAGAGTTTGTCAAATATACATTAAAAGAAGCCCTGTATTTTGATTCAGtaaatcattttatttcattatatGTTTTTCAGACTGATATATTGAATGGCCTCTTCTCTTAATTGTGACAGCTGCTTAACTGTTTACTGGGGTATCCAAAAGGACAAACTTGGGGTAGGTCCAGGTGGCAAAAAACAAAGGATATTTGAAGGAAGAGGACCCCCTTAATCCAAAGCATTCCCTTTCAGAGTGAACTAGCACCCTCTCATAGTGTGACTCCTGTCCTGTATTTGTATGAAGCTATTTATATCATACTGTTTTAGCTAGACAAATTCCCAAGGGTGCTTAGGAGTGACAGCTGCAACATTACAAAAGTCCAAGTGTGAACAGATGGACTTCAAGGAATTTACAAAAGAGTAATGCTCAGTATCTTGGACCAGCAATTTTAAATGTGCAGCAATATCACCCCCTCAGTGACAGAGGATAGAAACTGACTAATTCACTCCCAAAGCTGTTCAGTCCCTTTGGTAGATCACCTGATGCACACTCATTAACAAAACCTCTTAGAAGAACGCATTATCCTGGAACACATCTGGCCAGCAACTATTAAAGGGAATAATAGTGCGTCCTCAGTGAATgtagtgggaggggaaaggaatccTGCACAATGAGCATCATAGTAAAGGGCAGAATGAAAGGAAcagttatatttttaatgaaCATTATTTCAAAGCACATTTCAGTTTGAATAACCCTCTTCAGCTCAGAGACCAGACAGCAAAGGGGAAAGGCAGAACGAGGGCTTTCTGTCTTCTTGAACCTCATGCCAAACTGATGAGAAGGATGCATGTTGTCACTGTCCACCAGGCATCTCCATCCCCTTAGTCCAAAGGCCCAGCTTCAGAATCTATGGATTTAGAATTTGAACTGAACCTGGAGTTCATATTATTGACTGAAACAAAACCACACGCTGAAGATGAGAGGAGCTCAGAGAACAGAGCAGACCTGCTCATCCCGTTACAGAGTAATGCCCTAAGTCTTCACTCTCAAGCAGCACAGAAACAGAGAGGGATGTTTcatggggaaggagaagagtgAAAAGTTTCCAGTGGAGTAAAATCAAATGTATGGTGCTCTGCTACGACCTTTATCTGCAAGTCTGTCTCGCGGGCAATCACAGTCACTGTATAAATACACTCACAGCAggtatatgcagtgttgttgtaattGTGTCAGTCCCACAATATTAGGGAGacaatgataaaagacaaaaacactacatcacctgtgggagaacacttttcacaaagcaatcactgtATCTGACCTATGAGTCCtcaccctcaaaggaaacctgcacaacactttcaaaagacgagcctgggagcttaaattcataactctgctgctAGACACTAacaatcatggtcttaataaagtcactggatttatggcttattacaataatctgtatCCCATTAACCCCCCTTTTTGTCTTATGACTGCAGGGATGTTACaccaggccacttcaccttgaatggtcttgTAGCACATATTctatttatgctaaactatctgttccaccttgtatttagctggcaCACTCTTGAGTACCTTTCCTAGCCcggaagaagatctctgtgtagcttgaaagattgtctctctcacctacagaaattggtccaataaaagatatctcaCAACAGCTATGTTTAGTAGAGACAGAAGGAACAACAGTGAGGATATCAGATGTCACAAACAAGCACAGAAGAAAGCTACATTTTATAGCATATTTTACACTATGGTTTGAATTAAAATGACAGCAGGAACTAAACCCAGATAAGCAGGAAACCCTTGAATGTCGTGACTCACCTGATCACAATTGTTTTGCCATTCTCTTCTGGATTCTCAAATAACTTTGCCCAGATGTGTTGGATATTCTTCTTATCAGCATCAGTTAACAAAGCCATGATGCCTGGAGGATGCTCTCTGATGAAGTGACAAGATAGCAGACAATTTTCAGCCCCTGCTTTTGGAGGAAGCCAAGCATTCTAGATGAGTTCACCAAGAGCAGACATAAATGTTCAGTGTGAAACCACTCCTTGGACAggaggggactgtctgtgacacAGGACTTACTTTCATTCAGTACttcagagagacagagacagagagagagatgtggggtTCACCTCCAAACAGAAAGTGCAGACAGGACCGAATGGGAGAGTATAAGAAAAGCCAAATGAGCCATTCCGGCACAGTGTAAAAGAGATGTTTTCCAATCAGAACTTTGATAAACTTTGAACTTTGGGGAAAGGAGTAAAATCTGATCTTTGCAGCCTGGGTCCATCTCTAGTAGAAAATATCTGCACATTTTGGATGAAGTTTCAACAGAACAAGCTCACTCTCCAGGGGAAGAGAACATTCTGGGGTGGTGGAACGCATGGTATAAGTGTTCTGATTTACACTAGGCTTCCACACCATTAAGCTAATGTTAACAAGAAGACCTCCTGTCTCCTGGTGGGGATGCACGACCAAGCACCTGGTAGTGACAAAAAGCAAAAACTGCTGTGTCCTGCCAGGAACAGCAAAGGGGACTGCATACAATAAGAACCTCTCAAACCTCTGTGTTTTTTGACGTTCTAAATATTTGAATAAATTGACTCAGGATGCCCCATAGCCCTTTCAGAGGGATCCATCCAAAAAATGGCCTCTTTACACTCCTTCCCACTTCTTAGATGGTGGAGGATGGGTGAAGCTCAGTGCTGTAGTCCACTTGAACAGTCCAAGTGGTGAGCATCCTCTTTCAAAATTTCAGAGGCCAGTTGGCAGGCCCACTGCCCCGCTCCAATTCACACCATCCCTGGTTTTCTGAGGTGGGATTGGGAAGCCCTCCCCCAGGTCGTGCTGCTCCTGACTGTGCACTGCTCTTTAAAGCACTGTGACACTGAGACATCAGGCCTATCTTAAGTCCCCACTGCACTCTGGGGTATCAGCCAAAATGTAGGAGAAAGCAGCAGAACTTGGGGGAACATTTCCAGGCCCTGCTGCATCTGAATGGTGGAAGGGAAGCTGCCTGCTCCCCAGAAGATCATTTTCCTAGAGATAGAAGGGTAGAGCAGATCTAGCAGCTGAGCTCTCAAATCCCACACAAATTGTAGCTGCCCAGTTGTGCCTTGGAGATGAGTTCCAGCATTGGAAGGATTAGTAGGTTGCTAAGACTCACCTCCAAGAAGACTTACAGCAATGCAGAGGAGAGGCAAGGCctgctgggagtggaagacagatAACACAGTTCAGAGAACAGGGCCTCCAAAAGATGGATTCAGATTTTTTTATGCAGAACCAGACCTGGAATCTGATTCTTTTAGGTTCACCGATCACTGTCCATCAGCGATTTAGTGTTAATCTCAGCCCTGCCTCTGTAATTTGCTTTGCTGAGATGTCCCAGGCAAACTGTATGTTGGATTATTCCCCTTGGCCTTGGACTATTTAATGGCACTAATGTTTATCTCTCTGTGATCCTAGGGTCAGGGAACTCTACCAAGAAAGTCATGGTTTTACTGTGTTCTTTCACACTGCTTCAGGTACAGGCAGCAATAAAACAGACGGTGTCGGTGCATGAATTGAGCTCTGTGACCCTCAAATTCTCATTTTGGGCCACACTCCCTGTCCTTCTTCACACATCTCCCACCCAAGCTTCAGTAGGTGGGCTTGGCACTGGagtggcagaggggaaggaatCCTCCCCTCCTGGCTGCAGTGACAGCAAAGCTGCTCCATGGTGGCAGTTGCAGCCCCTGTGATTGCAATAGTCCTTGTGTGGCCCTTCTccacggtggtggtggtggaggggaggcaATGTCTGATGGATAACAGGCCTCGCCTCTGGCCCACTGCCAGTCCCTGCTGTGCAGGGGGAGCCCAAGCagggcaggccagcagcagggcccTCTGAAGGTGCAGAGGAGGGAATAGGATTTGCCCATGGTGTCATTTTAGGATGTATACATGCCAGGTACCTCAGTGCTGGAATCCTGTTTCTCCTGAATATAGAGGCAGCGGGTGCAACTAAAAGAGAACTGCAAAACAAAAGTGAGACAACTCGTGAGCTTATTGGGAAGCTGGGATTCCCATCACGGGCCtccacagcacagctgcagtcagGACCCCAAACCAATTCACAACAGTGTGTGTCCATCTTAATGTGAACAGTAACAAGGTTACCAAGGAAACCAGAGTTACCAGGGAAACTGCATTAAACCGCCCTTTCAAAAAGAAAACCTGTTTATGTTCCGTAGCTTCAGGGACCTACAAAACCACAGATCAGGCCTTTCAAACCAGCGTCATTTACGGTCAACTCCTGGCCCCATCGAAAGCCGTGGGGAAAAGCCCACTGACACTGGGACTGTAGGGCTGAGTCACCGCTTACTCACCCCTAATGAGAGTCAGGAGTGCATCCATGAAAGTTAAGTTACTGGATGACACTGGTGTGACGTCTGAGTCAATGAGAAGAGATTTAGGCCCTTGTGCTTAGGAACGTGGCAGTATCGTCTGTGTGTGCCTCCCCCACCTCAGAATGCCCCTAGAAAGTGACGGGTGCTGCCCCACTGGCTCAGTGAGGCTGTGTCGTGCCCAGCCCTGATCACCTCAGCACAGTCAGGGGGTGACGCTGAGAGCGGTAACTCACACTGACTGACTGGGACTTCACCATGGAGAGGCTGCTGAGATCCAGAcccagggtggggggtgctgcTTCCACGGAGGGGAGACCCCTCGCTCAGCCTAATTGCCCTACTGCCATGCGAGGGGCTATGGGGCCGAGGTCAGCCCTCGCAGCCAGGAAGCTCCATGTAGTTAAACACCAGCCCCCTAGATGGGGGAGCTAGTGgcttggggccagggcaggctgctcccccatcctGTGCCCAGGGCGTCTCACCAGCCTCTCACCACACTGCCGGCATCTCCAACGGATGGAGCTCCCGGGCTCTGGGAGCATCTGGCAATGGAATTCTGGGGGTGACAGttgggaggagcaggagggggagagagctgaGTGAGcaatggtggggggaagggaaggctgggactagggagaggggagagaaagtCAGACAGAAATCTGGGAAATAATGAGTCAGTAGGGGGAACCCTGGGTGCGTGAGGACTGGGGGAAAGGAAGATACATCAGTGAAAGCCCAGGGTCCAGATCCTCCCGCTGTGGAAATGCGCATGGGAACAGGTTTGGGGTTTTCCTCAGAGACTGTTCCCCAAATCATCCCATGTGGGGGACCCAGGGTCTTCCCCACAGAGAGCCTCCTAGGACAAAGCAACACCTTGAGTTGTGCCCGGGAAGTCTCCTCACAATCTCTAGTATGTTGTTAAGGTAGAAAATTCAAGCACTCCAACAGTAGGAAACACCAGAATTAAAGTTTCAGCCCTCTGGTGCCTAATTAAGGactgtcataatgcatatgcatgagGGCCTAATTAAGGTTGTACTAACTCAGTTTcccaacttctgagtgcttgacttcagaactttaataatgttcttttaaaatatttttgagtgATAGAATGTTTATGGAAAGTATTAGATAATTTTTTGCTAAAAGTTTATTTGATGACATGAAATGGGTCACTCTTccaaaggatttgtgcctttcaatggaagttttgtgctCTTACTAGCATACCAGCGGAACATTTCAAAGGAGAGTACAAAGGAGGTGCAAGTCAATTGTGCCCCCCAGAGTTCTGCCTGCCAAGGAGGGAGGTGTTatgtgggggtggagtgtggcaTGATGAAGGCATCCCATCAGTTCCTCTTCAAAGAGACACACCTAAGCACAAGTGGCAATTGCAGCCCCAAAACTTTGCCTCAAAATGCTACCCACTGCTGTTGCGAGCAGGTGACCACCACATGCCCGCTGTTGAGTTCTAAGCCAGCCATACACAACTGATCAGCCACTCAGCAGGAGTCTGTGCGTGGTCTCCATTGCATGAGCCACCTGCTCACACCTCACCCCAAGCTCACTGAGGATGCAGAAATAAGCAGGAAGAGGAGTTTCACCATGtaccagatcttgggagacaggccagtcctcgcttacagacagtcccccaacctgaagcaaatactcaccagcaaccacacaccacacaacaaaaacactaacccaggaacctatccttgcaataaagcccgttgccaactgtgtccacatatctattcaggggacaccatcatagggcctaatcacatcagccacactatcagaggctcgttcacctgtgcatTGGTAAGGCAATCCCCatcttttcatattctctgtatatatctatctatcttcctaccgtattttccactccatgcatctgatgaagtgggttttagcccacaaaaacttatgcccaaataaatttgttcgtctctaaggtgccacaagtactcctttttctttttgctgacacagactaacacagttatcactctgaaacctgaaccaATATTGTGATTGGTATTTACTCTGAAATATTGTTTCCATGTTGGCATTAGAAGTGAACTCAACTCCTCAGGATGAAAGGGAAACAACCCATCATATtgcagggggaaattccttccagacTCCACAgaaacaaggtgggggaggtaatatctttcatggaaccaacttctgttagggcacgtcttcactggcaacattaaagtgctgccgtggcagcgctttaatgtggcttgtgtaattgcggcacagcgctgggagagaactctaaaaaaaacaaaaaaccacacctcCACTAGGGGCATAGCTACCAGTGctccagcactgtctacactgccacattacagcactgaaacttgcagcactcgggatgtgttttttcacacccctgagcgaaaaagttgcagagctgtaaagtgccagtgtagacaagcccttagtaagaGAGACATGTTTTTGAGctcatacagagctcttcttcagtcctgggaaactaactcaggccaggtctacactagacacTTACTTTGCTATAACTgcctcactcaggggtgtgaaaaatccacacccctgagcaaggtagttatactgacctaaccgctctcctctcccccgccccccacccggTGTAATCAGCGCTAtgttgtggaggtggagttattaaacCAATggtagagctctctcccattggcgtGTCGTCAccagaagtgctacagcagtgcagctgcatcagtgaaGCCGCACTGATACAAGTTcatagtctgtgtccgcaaaaagaaaaggaggacttgtggcacctcagagactaacaaatttatttgagcataagcttttgtgagctacacctcaagtgagctgtagctcatgaaagcttatgctcaaataggttcatagtgtagacctgccctcagagtattacagctaaatacaaggcggAACAGATTGTATAGCATAAGTAGTTCTCACATAattcaaggaaccattcaagtgaagtggcccattaacacctttCCAGTCATAGGAAGGAAAGTTGGGCGGGGAGTGAGAAAGCAGTTGTGGGGCATTGGGGGTGGTTTACAGAATGCTTTAATAAACTATAaatccagtaaaaagaaaagaaggacttgtggcaccttagagactaacacatttatctgagcataagctttcgtgagctacagctcacttcatcagatgcatcatgaaagcttatgctcaaataaatttgtttgtctctaaggtgccacaagtactccttttctttttgcggatacagactaacatggctactactctgaaacctataaatccagtgtctccattcagtccatgatttttagtatatACCAAAGTTATGGATTTAAGCTTCctggcttgtcttttgaaagtgttgtgcaggtttcattTGAAGATGAGGTCTGAttggtcagatacagagtgatcactttgtgaaaagtgttcacccacaggtgatagggtgtttttgtcttactATTTTCCTGTGTGGGTTTGTTCAAAAGgatagtgattgtctgatttcacTCACATAGTTTTATTGCCGGCATTTAGTGCACTAAATGAGGTATAcaacatgttgtgataggcatgtgttgGACCCATGCATCTTGGAAAGTGTGTTATGGGGGTGGTATTGAtcactgtagcagaagagatatgtctgcaggtttttcaCCTGTTCTGGCAGGGTCCGGTGCCACTTTGAGATGGTGAGTACTGGTCTgtagggagcttgcttctgatgatgagcttggagaggttgggggttgtttgaaggtcaaagaagggggttcaggaaagatttatttcaggatggtgTCCCTGTTGAGAATGGGTTGTAGTTTTTTGATACCCTGTATGGGCtccagtgtggagtggtaggtGATAATTAGGGGTGTATGatcagagggggttttatttctataTTATAGCAAGTTCTCTTGgtgtatttgggtggcccattccatgattaGATATACTCTGGTGGAGTGcctttgtttggtgaaggcagttttcaATGTGTTAGgggtgtatatcccagactttccccttggagcatattctgtggaaTCTGAGTGcgtggctgtagataacagatttcttggtgtgtttgggacGGGTACTGGATCTATGAAGACAGGTGTGGTGATCTCTGGGTTTCCTGTGTATATAGTTGCCTGAAGGGTTTCATTGTTGAcgctgatcatggtgtccaggaagttgatgctagtgtgggagtgttccagagagagtttaatggatgggtggtaaTTATTGAAGTTGTGGAGGAAATCTGAGGGAGTttgtctgtccagaggataaAAATATCACTGTTGGTTTTGTTGTGCATTTGTCTAGAAATTCGTCTTCAAGGTGGCCCAGGAAGATGTTGGCATATTGATGAGCCATCCTAGTTCCCATGACTGTGCAGACCACGGGAAACAATGTGGTGTTAAATGTAaagttgttatgggtgaggatgaaattaATGAGATTGGTGATTGTTTGGTATAGATATCTGAGTGTTgcccattgtcttgtaaatagttgaggcaggcagctatgctGTCATTGTGAGGGAAGTTGTTGTATTGGGAAGTGACATACATGGTGACATGAATGGTGTTCTGAGGAGGGAGGTTAATGTTGTGGAGTTTGTGGAGGAAGTCGGTTGtgtcataggcaccgacttcgtgggtgctccagagctggagcacccacggggaaaaaatggtgggtgctgagcaactACCGGCagagcccccatcagctccccgtaCTGCATCCCGCCCTCCGGCAGGCCCCATGGATCAGTgcctcccatccctccccacacctcctgcccaTCACAACCAGCTGTTTTTCAGCGTGCAGGAGactgggagggacgggggaggagtgaggatgcGGTGTGCTCGGGtcagggggcagaactgggtgggaagaggtggggtggggccttggaggatggagtggggacggggcctggggcagagctgggggttgagcctggggcactttgcaaagttggcgcctgtgggtTGAGTCCTGgaggtgagtggtttgaggatggttctAGGAGTCccaatattccttcagtaagagtggcatggccagatatgatgagtctgcctgggttcccttgtttgtgtattttaGGAAGTGTGTAGAAGATCCCTGGGGTGAGTTTGTGGGGGatgagtttctcttggagttgtttggagaaggattttatcatcttaaattcctgggtaaattgtttCGTGGAGTCTTcgagttctttatagtaggtgtTGTAGAATTATTGTTGGCCTTGTTAATGTAGTCGTCATTGTTGAGGACTACAATGGCACCCCCTTTtctgctggtttgatcactatctTGTGGTTAGATTTCAGGGATTATGTGGCTGTCCTCTCTGCAGTGGAGAGATTATGGTGGATGTGATGTTTGCTAAggatttcaactttttttccccctgaagcaATAAATGTAATGATCAAGAGTGGTTTCATCTGCCCTGCAATGTCAAGTCAGATTACTGTTTTTTCTTCTGATTGTCAGTGGGGATGTGGTAATTGTGAGTGGTGTCATTGTTaaagaattctttgaggcagagatGGCCAATTAATTCTTCTAGTTCTCCGCATGTTAGTATGAACCCAGGAGTACCCAAGATTgtgaaaagaatgaggagtacttgtggcaccttagagactaacacatttatttgggcataagctttcatgggctaaaacccacttcattagatgcatgcagtggaaaatacaatagaaatatatatattgtgatacagcatggccagagggcagcaggagagtgtttgtttttttggtttttttttaagcaaaaaaggtgtttttatttgcatgacacatttacaaaacaaaaataatagcaTATACAATgcgtaacacagcaaccaatcacaattgttttctcattagcttcaggggagggaactgttcaagcttgcctgggcccagagtgggggggcttcctcgactctcgtggtcttccacccttccgagttacctggtggcccagagcaagggggcttcatcgactctcaaggtctgccaccccctcgagttacctggcgccacgcccagtgtcaccaacaattccctcctctgaaagcacccaacaagaggggcaggctgtggggtggacaatctggggggacagggggaagtgcacccacgtgtgaaaggacccctctaaggtggtggtgtctgcagcagcaatggctggggctggggtcctttactctctcccccaatcaaagggtcaaagcaaagggagccggacggggacaccgagcagagaacctcggacagtgcccaccgttcctcaaaagcatcaagggagtcggtggacgccgcccagaggaactccgcccagatacaTGAACAGACCGAGGATCAGAAAACggccccagcaggagagtggtttttttttgaagcagagaagaattttatttgtgtaacacttacaaagaaccaccaaaaagaataaagcaaaactatgcaacaaaacaaaagcaaacacaaggta
The Eretmochelys imbricata isolate rEreImb1 chromosome 10, rEreImb1.hap1, whole genome shotgun sequence genome window above contains:
- the LOC144271439 gene encoding cytoglobin-1-like → MALLTDADKKNIQHIWAKLFENPEENGKTIVIRLFTDYPETKAYFKTIPTEGNLQEDPLVRFHGRRVMVALNQVAENLDNWKQACRILDRLAVKHKNVHQVPSVNFQSMFQVILNVCKELLGNEFSTEVSLSWVKLFSLLSEQINASYMSTSKS